In a single window of the Numenius arquata chromosome 22, bNumArq3.hap1.1, whole genome shotgun sequence genome:
- the SLC37A4 gene encoding glucose-6-phosphate exchanger SLC37A4 isoform X2, producing the protein MAAGGYGRYRAVIFAAMFVGYTLYYFNRKTFSFVMPAVMAEVPLGKDELGLITSSQSAAYAISKFISGVLSDQLSARWLFSCGLLMVGLVNLGFSCSSTVAAFAGLWFLNGLAQGLGWPPCGKVLRKWFEPSQFGTWWAILSTSMNLAGGLGPIVAALVSLNYDWRMTLSFSGLICVVVSFVCLLLIKNEPSDVGLPNIDQGAKKGKKGSSSDNSTLTELLLSPYLWVLSTGYLVVFGVKTCCTDWGQLFLIQERGQSMLVGSSYMSALEIGGLVGSIAAGYLSDRAVARVGLSSYGNPRHTLLLSMMAGMCVSMFLFRVTVTGDSPKLWILTLGAVFGFSSYGPIALFGVIANESAPANLCGTSHAIVALMANVGGFLAGLPFSTIAKHYSWATAFWVAEITCTASTMAFFLLRNIRTKMGRVPKKAD; encoded by the exons ATGGCGGCCGGCGGGTACGGCCGGTACCGGGCCGTGATCTTCGCGGCTATGTTCGTGGGGTACACGCTGTACTACTTCAATCGCAAAACCTTCTCCTTCGTTATGCCCGCCGTCATGGCCGAGGTGCCGCTGGGCAAGGACGAGCTGG GTCTCATCACCAGCAGCCAGTCCGCGGCCTACGCCATCAGCAAGTTCATCAGCGGCGTCCTCTCGGACCAGCTGAGCGCCCGCTGGCTCTTCTCCTGCGGGCTGCTGATGGTGGGGCTGGTCAACCTgggcttctcctgcagctccaccGTCGCCGCCTTTGCCGGGCTCTGGTTCCTCAACGGCTTggcccaggggctgggctggccgCCCTGCGGGAAGGTGCTGCGGAAG TGGTTCGAGCCTTCCCAGTTCGGGACCTGGTGGGCGATCCTGTCCACGAGCATGAACTTGGCCGGAGGCTTGGGCCCCATCGTCGCTGCTCTCGTCTCTCTGAACTACGACTGGCGCATGACGCTGTCCTTCTCCGGCCTCATCTGCGTTGTCGTCTCTTTTGTTTGCCTTCTCCTCATTAAGAACGAGCCGTCGGATGTTGGGCTGCCCAACATCGACCAAGGAgccaagaaagggaagaaag GCTCCTCCAGCGACAACAGCACTttgacagagctgctgctctccccGTACCTCTGGGTGCTCTCCACGGGCTACCTGGTGGTTTTTGGAGTGAAAACGTGCTGTACCGACTGGGGACAGCTCTTCCTCATCCAGGAGAGGGGACAATCCATGCTTGTGG GTAGTTCCTACATGAGCGCCCTGGAGATTGGGGGCCTAGTGGGAAGCATCGCTGCTGGGTACCTTTCCGACAGAGCGGTAGCGAGA GTGGGTCTGTCAAGCTACGGGAACCCTCGGCACACGCTACTGCTCTCCATGATGGCCGGGATGTGTGTGTCCATGTTCCTCTTCCGCGTCACGGTGACGGGCGACTCTCCCAAG CTGTGGATCCTGACGCTGGGAGCCGTGTTTGGGTTCTCCTCCTACGGGCCCATCGCCCTCTTCGGGGTTATTGCCAACGAAAGTGCCCCTGCCAACCTCTGCGGCACCTCCCACGCCATAGTGGCCCTCATGGCCAACG tgGGGGGCTTTCTGGCCGGGCTGCCCTTCAGCACCATCGCCAAGCACTACAGCTGGGCCACAGCCTTCTGGGTGGCCGAAATCACCTGCACCGCCAGCACCATGGCTTTCTTCCTCCTGCGGAACATCCGTACCAAGATGGGCCGGGTCCCCAAGAAGGCTGACTGA
- the SLC37A4 gene encoding glucose-6-phosphate exchanger SLC37A4 isoform X1 → MAAGGYGRYRAVIFAAMFVGYTLYYFNRKTFSFVMPAVMAEVPLGKDELGLITSSQSAAYAISKFISGVLSDQLSARWLFSCGLLMVGLVNLGFSCSSTVAAFAGLWFLNGLAQGLGWPPCGKVLRKWFEPSQFGTWWAILSTSMNLAGGLGPIVAALVSLNYDWRMTLSFSGLICVVVSFVCLLLIKNEPSDVGLPNIDQGAKKGKKGSSSDNSTLTELLLSPYLWVLSTGYLVVFGVKTCCTDWGQLFLIQERGQSMLVGSSYMSALEIGGLVGSIAAGYLSDRAVARVGLSSYGNPRHTLLLSMMAGMCVSMFLFRVTVTGDSPKENPFWTVALQPLADLTGLKEHELWILTLGAVFGFSSYGPIALFGVIANESAPANLCGTSHAIVALMANVGGFLAGLPFSTIAKHYSWATAFWVAEITCTASTMAFFLLRNIRTKMGRVPKKAD, encoded by the exons ATGGCGGCCGGCGGGTACGGCCGGTACCGGGCCGTGATCTTCGCGGCTATGTTCGTGGGGTACACGCTGTACTACTTCAATCGCAAAACCTTCTCCTTCGTTATGCCCGCCGTCATGGCCGAGGTGCCGCTGGGCAAGGACGAGCTGG GTCTCATCACCAGCAGCCAGTCCGCGGCCTACGCCATCAGCAAGTTCATCAGCGGCGTCCTCTCGGACCAGCTGAGCGCCCGCTGGCTCTTCTCCTGCGGGCTGCTGATGGTGGGGCTGGTCAACCTgggcttctcctgcagctccaccGTCGCCGCCTTTGCCGGGCTCTGGTTCCTCAACGGCTTggcccaggggctgggctggccgCCCTGCGGGAAGGTGCTGCGGAAG TGGTTCGAGCCTTCCCAGTTCGGGACCTGGTGGGCGATCCTGTCCACGAGCATGAACTTGGCCGGAGGCTTGGGCCCCATCGTCGCTGCTCTCGTCTCTCTGAACTACGACTGGCGCATGACGCTGTCCTTCTCCGGCCTCATCTGCGTTGTCGTCTCTTTTGTTTGCCTTCTCCTCATTAAGAACGAGCCGTCGGATGTTGGGCTGCCCAACATCGACCAAGGAgccaagaaagggaagaaag GCTCCTCCAGCGACAACAGCACTttgacagagctgctgctctccccGTACCTCTGGGTGCTCTCCACGGGCTACCTGGTGGTTTTTGGAGTGAAAACGTGCTGTACCGACTGGGGACAGCTCTTCCTCATCCAGGAGAGGGGACAATCCATGCTTGTGG GTAGTTCCTACATGAGCGCCCTGGAGATTGGGGGCCTAGTGGGAAGCATCGCTGCTGGGTACCTTTCCGACAGAGCGGTAGCGAGA GTGGGTCTGTCAAGCTACGGGAACCCTCGGCACACGCTACTGCTCTCCATGATGGCCGGGATGTGTGTGTCCATGTTCCTCTTCCGCGTCACGGTGACGGGCGACTCTCCCAAG gaaaatCCCTTCTGGACTGTAGCCTTGCAACCTCTAGCTGATCTTACAGGCCTGAAAGAACATGAG CTGTGGATCCTGACGCTGGGAGCCGTGTTTGGGTTCTCCTCCTACGGGCCCATCGCCCTCTTCGGGGTTATTGCCAACGAAAGTGCCCCTGCCAACCTCTGCGGCACCTCCCACGCCATAGTGGCCCTCATGGCCAACG tgGGGGGCTTTCTGGCCGGGCTGCCCTTCAGCACCATCGCCAAGCACTACAGCTGGGCCACAGCCTTCTGGGTGGCCGAAATCACCTGCACCGCCAGCACCATGGCTTTCTTCCTCCTGCGGAACATCCGTACCAAGATGGGCCGGGTCCCCAAGAAGGCTGACTGA
- the HYOU1 gene encoding hypoxia up-regulated protein 1, with protein MARAACWALGWLLLCCCLPAAEAVAVMSVDVGSESMKIAIVKPGVPMEIVLNKESRRKTPVAVSLKENERLFGDSALGMSIRNPKVAFRYFQDLLGKRMDNPHIVLYQSRFPEHELVKDEKRQTVIFKLSQTIQYSPEEMLGMVLNYSRGLAEEFAEQPIKDAVVTVPAYFNQAERRAVLQAARMADLKVLQLINDNTAVALNYGVFRRKDINATAQNIMFYDMGAGSTVCTIVTYQTVKTKDLGTQPQLQIQGIGFDRTLGGLEMELRLRDYLAKLFNDQHPSKDVRKNPRAMAKLLKEANRLKTVLSANADHMAQIEGLLDDIDFKAKVSRQEFEDLCSDLFQRVPGPVQQALSSAEMNLDGIDQVILVGGATRVPKVQEVLLKAVGKEELGKNINADEAAAMGAVYQAAALSKAFKVKPFVVRDATVFPIQVEFTREVEEDDKSKSLKHNKRVLFQRMAPYPQRKVITFNRYTDDFEFYVNYGDLSFLNQDDLRVFGSLNLTTVRLKGVGDSFKKHSDYESKGIKAHFNMDESGVLSLDRVESVFETLVEDKLEEESTLTKLGNTISSLFGGGGPKAEMGENLTDSVQEEEESLAEPGKEEQGEKQEQKSSTEDEERGEEKQQSAGQAETAPPKAESQKKEEGEKSESQDPKENRETAKEEESSKSSSDSTATKTEEEKKIKAPKKQKLVHEITMELDVNDVPDLLEEELKSSMKKLQDLTVRDLEKQEREKSANSLESFIFETQDKLYQEEYQFVSTEEQREEISKKLSEASSWMEEEGYAAATKELKDKLSELKKLCRNLFFRVEERRKWPERLAALESLLNHSTIFLKGARMIPESDQIFTEVELSTLEKAINETTTWKNETLAEQNKLSPTEKPVLLSKDIELKMAALDREVQYLLNKAKFAKPKPKKEKNTTKPESGKNGTATSETENTIPPTEGKQEDKPEDVGPAKEPPTAEKAATGDEPGSDSGYQKEKKTETGGENRKNDEL; from the exons ATGGCGCGGGCGGCCTGCTGGGCCCTGGGctggctgctcctctgctgctgcctgcccgcCGCAG AGGCGGTGGCAGTGATGTCGGTGGACGTGGGCAGCGAGTCCATGAAGATCGCCATCGTGAAGCCCGGGGTGCCCATGGAGATCGTCCTCAACAA GGAGTCACGAAGAAAAACACCCGTGGCCGTGTCTTTGAAGGAGAATGAGCGTCTCTTTGGTGACAGTGCGCTGGGGATG tccaTAAGGAATCCCAAGGTGGCCTTCAGGTACTTCCAGGATCTGCTGGGGAAGCGTATGGATAACCCCCACATTGTACTCTACCAGTCCCGCTTCCCGGAGCACGAACTGgtgaaggatgagaaaaggcagaCCGTTATCTTCAAGCTGTCCCA GACAATACAGTACTCTCCGGAGGAGATGCTGGGGATGGTGCTGAACTATTCACGTGGGCTGGCTGAGGAGTTTGCAG AGCAGCCCATCAAGGACGCGGTGGTCACGGTCCCTGCCTACTTCAACCAGGCGGAGAGGAGGGCGGTGCTGCAGGCCGCCCGCATGGCCGACCTGAAGGTGCTGCAGCTCATCAACGACAACACCGCCGTGGCCCTCAACTACGGGGTGTTCAGGAGGAAGGACATCAACGCCACCGCACAg AACATCATGTTTTACGACATGGGAGCAGGAAGCACTGTTTGTACTATTGTTACGTATCAGACAGTGAAAACTAAGGACTTGGGAACCCAACCTCAGTTGCAGATCCAGGGCATTGG GTTTGACCGTACTCTGGGAGGTTTAGAGATGGAGCTGCGTCTCCGGGACTATTTGGCAAAACTCTTCAATGATCAGCACCCTTCCAAAGACGTCCGGAAGAACCCCCGGGCCATGGCCAAACTCCTGAAGGAGGCCAATCGCCTGAAAACCGTCCTGAGTGCCAACGCTGACCACATGGCACAG ATTGAGGGGCTCCTAGATGACATCGACTTCAAGGCCAAGGTCTCAAGGCAAGAATTTGAGGATTTGTGCTCCGACCTGTTCCAGCGAGTCCCAGGACCGGTGCAGCAGGCTCTGAGCAGCGCAGAGATGAACCTG GACGGAATTGACCAGGTGATTCTCGTTGGCGGTGCCACACGGGTCCCCAAAGTGCAGGAGGTTTTGCTGAAAGCTGTGGGCAA AGAGGAACTGGGCAAGAACATCAATGCAGATGAGGCTGCTGCCATGGGTGCCGTCTACCAGGCCGCGGCGCTGAGCAAAGCCTTTAAGGTGAAGCCTTTCGTGGTTCGGGATGCCACCGTGTTTCCCATCCAG GTGGAGTTCACTCGTGAGGTGGAGGAGGATGATAAATCCAAGAGCTTAAAGCACAACAAGAGGGTTTTGTTCCAGCGCATGGCACCCTACCCGCAGCGCAAAGTTATCACTTTCAACCGCTACACGGACGACTTCGAGTTCTACGTCAACTACGGGGACCTGTCCTTCCTGAACCAGGATGACCTGCG GGTCTTTGGTTCTCTCAATCTCACCACCGTGAGGCTGAAGGGAGTTGGGGACAGTTTCAAGAAGCACTCGGATTATGAATCCAAAGGCATCAAAGCTCACTTCAACATGGATGAGAGTGGAGTTCTGAGCCTTGACCGG GTGGAATCTGTGTTTGAGACCCTGGTGGAAGACAAGCTGGAGGAGGAGTCAACGCTGACAA AACTTGGAAACACCATCTCGAGCCTGTTTGGGGGCGGTGGCCCCAAGGCAGAAATGGGAGAGAACCTGACGGACTCGGTCCAG gaggaagaagagagcctGGCAGAACCAGGTAAAGAGGAGCAGGGGGAGAaacaagagcagaaaagcagcacagaagatgAAGAGCggggagaagagaagcagcagtctGCAGGCCAGGCAGAAACTGCCCCTCCGAAAGCAGAGtcccagaaaaaggaagaaggcgAGAAATCAGAGTCTCAG GAtcccaaagaaaacagagaaactgcAAAAGAGGAAGAATCGTCCAAAAGTTCCAGCGACAGCACAGCTACCAaaacggaggaagagaagaagatcAAAGCGCCCAAGAAGCAGAAGCTTGTCCATGAGATCACCATGGAGCTGGATGTGAACGATGTCCCTGACCTGCTGGAGGAGGAACTGAAGAGCTCCAtgaaaaa ACTCCAAGACTTGACAGTCAGAGATCTagagaaacaggaaagagaaaaatcagccaACAGCTTGGAGTCATTCATCTTTGAGACCCAG GACAAGCTTTACCAGGAGGAGTATCAGTTTGTCTCGacagaggagcagagagaagaaatttCCAAAAAGCTCAGCGAGGCCTCCAGttggatggaggaggagggctACGCAGCTGCAACAAAG gagctgaaagacaAGCTTTCAGAGCTGAAAAAGCTTTGTAGGAACCTTTTCTTCCgtgtggaggaaaggagaaagtggCCAGAACGCTTGGCTGCCCTGGAGAGTCTGCTCAACCACTCGACCATCTTTCTCAA GGGTGCCCGAATGATTCCAGAGTCTGACCAGATATTCACAGAAGTGGAACTGAGTACACTGGAAAAAGCCATCAATGAGACAACG ACTTGGAAAAACGAGACACTGGCTGAGCAGAACAAGCTCTCTCCTACGGAGAAACCCGTCCTGCTCTCCAAGGACATAGAGCTCAAGATGGCAGCCCTGGACAGGGAAGTGCAGTATCTTCTGAATAAAGCCAAGTTTGCCAAACCCAagcccaaaaaggagaagaacaCCACAAAACCGGAGTCAGGCAAGAATGGTACAGCCACCTCTGAGACCGAGAACACTATCCCTCCCACGGAGGGGAAACAGGAAG ACAAACCTGAGGACGTGGGTCCAGCCAAGGAACCTCCTACAGCTGAGAAAGCAGCAACAGGTGATGAGCCTGGATCAGACTCCG GGTACCAAAAAGAGAAGAAGACAGAAACTggaggagaaaacaggaaaaatgatgAGTTATAA